One window from the genome of Callospermophilus lateralis isolate mCalLat2 unplaced genomic scaffold, mCalLat2.hap1 Scaffold_124, whole genome shotgun sequence encodes:
- the LOC143640147 gene encoding toll-like receptor 4 — protein sequence MIPPRSLAGTLIPGMAFLSCLRPESWEPCVEVEPNVTYQCMELNLSKTPNSIPSSVKNLDLSFNPLKSIESHSFSSFPELEVLDLSRCEIQTIEDDASEGLYNLSTLILTGNPIQNLGAGAFHGLSSLRTLVAVETKLASLGNFPIEHLTNLEKLNVAHNLIHSFKLPEYFSNLPNLKHLDLSSNKIQNIFNMDLEALHKMPLLNLSLDLSLNPIDFIQPGAFKKIRLHELILRSNFHSKNVMKTCIQGLAGLEVHRLVLGEFKNERNVEMVDKSVLEELCNLTIEEFWLAYIDNLARNVTDLLSCLANVSAMSLVSLILNRVEEISTGFNWQSLELVKCQFKQFPKIVLPSLKRFTCIANKDLDNFGELEAPRLEHLDRSRNNMSFKSCCSHYHFGTTSLKYLDLSFNGVITMTVNFMGLEQLEYLHFQYSTLKKINEFSVFLSLSKLHYLDISYTKIQVAFHGIFNGLVSLQILKMAGNSFEDNLLPDIFTIMRNLTYLDLSKCQLERVSEKAFDTLPELKFLNMSHNNLFLLDELAYKPLYSLEVLDCSFNSIKSSRGQELQHFPSNLTINLTQNVLACTCEHQHFLQWIKDQRRSLVEVKKLVCATPSDLQGMPALSFKNDTCQIKKAIISVSVLSVLVVSVIVFLVYKFYFHLMLFAGCKKYGRGENTYDAFVIYSSQDEDWVRNELVKNLEEGVPPFQLCLHYRDFIPGVAIAANIIQEGFHKSRKVIVVVSQHFIQSRWCIFEYEIAQTWQFLSSHAGIIFIVLQKVEKSLLRQQVELYRLLSRNTYLEWEDSVLGCHIFWRRLRKALMDGKLWSPEATAEAGNNQQEATTCI from the exons ATGATACCTCCCCGGAGCCTGGCTGGGACTCTGATCCCAGGCATGGCCTTTCTCTCCTGCCTGAGACCCGAGAGCTGGGAGCCCTGCGTGGAG GTGGAGCCTAATGTTACGTACCAATGCATGGAGCTGAATCTCTCCAAAACCCCCAACAGCATCCCTTCCTCAGTCAAGAATCTGGACCTGAGTTTCAACCCCTTGAAGAGCATAGAAAGTCACAGCTTCTCCAGTTTCCCAGAACTGGAGGTGCTGGATTTATCCAG GTGTGAAATTCAGACTATTGAAGATGATGCATCTGAGGGCTTATACAACCTTTCTACCTTGATATTGACAGGAAATCCTATCCAGAATTTAGGTGCAGGAGCCTTTCATGGACTATCAAGTTTAAGGACACTGGTGGCTGTGGAGACAAAATTGGCCTCTCTAGGAAATTTCCCTATTGAACATCTCACAAACTTGGAGAAGCTTAATGTGGCTCACAATCTTATTCATTCCTTCAAGTTACCTGAATATTTTTCTAACCTGCCAAACCTGAAGCACTTGGACCTCTCCAGTAacaagattcaaaatattttcaatatggaCTTGGAGGCTCTACACAAAATGCCCTTACTCAATCTCTCTTTAGACCTGTCTCTGAACCCAATAGATTTCATCCAACCCGGtgcctttaaaaaaattaggCTCCATGAACTGATTTTGAGAAGCAATTTTCATAGTAAAAATGTAATGAAAACATGTATTCAAGGTCTGGCTGGTTTAGAAGTTCATCGCTTGGTTCTGGgagaatttaaaaatgaaagaaatgtggAAATGGTTGATAAATCTGTCCTGGAAGAACTATGCAATTTGACCATTGAGGAATTCTGGTTAGCATATATAGATAATTTGGCAAGAAATGTTACTGACTTACTGAGTTGTTTGGCAAATGTTTCTGCAATGTCTCTGGTAAGCCTGATTTTGAATAGGGTAGAAGAAATTTCTACAGGCTTCAACTGGCAATCTTTAGAACTGGTAAAGTGTCAATTTAAACAATTTCCTAAGATAGTGCTCCCATCTCTCAAAAGATTTACTTGCATTGCCAACAAAGATTTAGACAATTTTGGAGAACTTGAAGCACCAAGACTTGAGCATCTAGATCGCAGTAGAAACAACATGAGCTTTAAGAGTTGCTGTTCTCATTATCACTTTGGAACAACCAGTCTGAAGTACTTAGATCTGAGCTTCAATGGGGTTATTACAATGACTGTAAACTTCATGGGTTTAGAACAACTAGAATATCTGCATTTTCAGTATTCCACTTTGAAAAAGATCAACGAGTTTTCGGTATTCTTGTCGCTCAGCAAACTCCACTACCTTGATATTTCTTACACTAAAATCCAGGTGGCCTTCCATGGCATCTTCAATGGCTTGGTCAGTCTCCAGATCTTAAAAATGGCCGGCAATTCTTTTGAGGACAACCTCCTTCCAGATATCTTCACAATCATGAGAAACTTGACTTACCTGGATCTTTCCAAATGTCAACTGGAACGGGTGTCTGAGAAAGCCTTTGACACTCTCCCTGAACTTAAGTTCCTAAATATGAGTCACAACAACCTGTTTTTGTTGGATGAACTTGCTTATAAACCTCTCTACTCCCTCGAGGTTCTGGACTGCAGTTTTAATAGCATAAAATCTTCCAGAGGGCAAGAACTACAGCATTTTCCAAGTAATCTAACCATAAATCTTACTCAGAACGTACTTGCTTGTACTTGTGAACACCAGCATTTCCTGCAGTGGATAAAGGACCAGAGGAGATCCTTGGTGGAGGTTAAAAAACTGGTGTGTGCAACTCCTTCAGATCTACAGGGCATGCCTGCGCTGAGTTTTAAGAATGACACCTGTCAAATAAAGAAGGCCATTATCAGCGTGTCTGTATTGAGTGTGCTGGTGGTATCTGTGATAGTGTTTCTGGTCTACAAgttctattttcacttgatgcttTTTGCTGGTTGCAAAAAGTATGGCAGAGGCGAAAACACCTATGATGCTTTTGTGATCTACTCAAGCCAGGATGAGGATTGGGTGAGGAATGAATTGGTAAAGAATTTAGAAGAAGGGGTACCCCCCTTTCAGCTCTGCCTCCACTACAGAGACTTTATTCCTGGTGTGGCTATTGCAGCCAACATCATCCAGGAAGGTTTCCATAAAAGCCGGAAGGTCATAGTGGTGGTCTCTCAGCACTTCATCCAGAGCCGCTGGTGTATCTTTGAATATGAGATTGCTCAGACCTGGCAGTTCCTGAGCAGCCATGCTGGCATCATTTTCATCGTCCTGCAGAAGGTGGAGAAGTCCCTGCTCCGGCAACAGGTGGAGTTGTACCGCCTACTCAGCAGGAACACTTACCTGGAATGGGAGGACAGCGTCCTGGGGTGCCACATCTTCTGGAGAAGACTCAGAAAAGCCCTGATGGATGGAAAGCTATGGAGTCCAGAAGCAACAGCAGAGGCAGGAAACAACCAGCAGGAAGCCACAACATGTATATGa